In the genome of Chaetodon auriga isolate fChaAug3 chromosome 15, fChaAug3.hap1, whole genome shotgun sequence, one region contains:
- the supt4h1 gene encoding transcription elongation factor SPT4 produces MALETVPKDLRHLRACLLCSLVKTIDQFEYDGCDNCESYLQMKGNREMVYECTSSSFDGVIAMMSPEDSWVAKWQRIGNFKPGVYAVSVTGRLPPGVVRELKSRGVIYKSRDTAVKT; encoded by the exons ATGGCATTGGAAACGGTCCCCAAAGACCTTCGCCATCTGCGAGCTTGTCTTCTTTGTTCTTTAGTGAAG ACCATTGACCAGTTTGAATACGACGGCTGTGACAACTGTGAGTCGTACCTTCAGATGAAGGGGAACCGAGAGATGGTTTATGAATGCACCAGTTCCTCATTTGATGG cgTGATAGCCATGATGAGTCCTGAGGATAGCTGGGTGGCGAAATGGCAAAGGATAG GCAACTTCAAGCCAGGTGTATATGCAGTGTCAGTGACGGGCAGACTACCTCCAG GTGTGGTGAGAGAGTTGAAAAGCAGAGGAGTGATCTACAAATCCAGAGATACAGCAGTGAAGACATAA
- the hsf5 gene encoding heat shock factor protein 5 has protein sequence MDVYGSSLPDNINPNNFPAKLWRLVNNPAYKAISWDSPGETVIIDQRGFERQILSPGFITTGSPDAFKTTNFSSFIRQLNLYGFRRADRAAKDSHQPAGDSGTCHYFHNPNFKRDHPELLTALIRLTVDNKAKLQAGQNVKCRPPSRYQRFSGGDDGPGKNVKRGTSSLFSPMHLESTHPYYSNKAQALNGHNGTPFPPRYLIKGHRAALSPALFTDKAIPLSLNHLYAEVASSSNAVHIQQGLLAHANHGNTNFATFNPPNSPCHPGCHSSVLHYYHPNLMASHRTGSELQTGSFSPHSYYQTRYPVNMFCCEDHNRPQNKEHQEVKRGDINLDTVFQIADDVMQSPPISCLVKVVTPEKPGPVLAPASSTCNTVLCDNPASTTQASRSCAGPIIMAVAGNISLDTYKHQEESVLSVPEEMPEDAIFEVTSDDAKDSEIIGVEVSNSEGHQLGRCSSSSTRRQPDV, from the exons ATGGATGTCTATGGCAGCTCACTCCCTGACAACATCAACCCGAATAACTTTCCTGCCAAACTGTGGCGTTTGGTGAACAACCCTGCATATAAAGCCATCAGCTGGGACAGCCCAGGCGAGACTGTCATCATTGATCAGCGTGGCTTCGAAAGACAGATCCTGTCTCCAGGCTTCATCACCACGGGCAGCCCCGACGCCTTCAAAACCACCAACTTCTCCAGCTTCATCCGTCAGCTCAATCTGTACGGCTTCAGGAGAGCCGATCGAGCGGCTAAAGACAGCCACCAGCCCGCCGGGGACAGTGGGACCTGTCATTATTTCCACAACCCAAACTTCAAGCGGGACCATCCTGAACTTCTTACGGCTCTGATTAGACTCACCGTCGACAATAAGGCAAAGTTACAAGCTGGCCAGAATGTGAAATGTCGGCCTCCGAGTCGATACCAGCGATTCAGTGGGGGTGATGATGGCCCAGGTAAAAATGTGAAGAGAG gcacTTCTTCTCTGTTTAGCCCCATGCATCTGGAGTCAACTCATCCTTACTATTCCAATAAAGCCCAGGCTTTGAACGGCCACAATGGAACCCCATTTCCACCTCGATACCTGATAAAGGGTCACAGGGCAgctctttctcctgctctctttaCAGACAAAGCGATACCTTTATCTTTAAACCACCTCTATGCTGAAGTCGCCTCAAGTTCCAATGCTGTGCACATCCAGCAGGGCTTACTGGCCCATGCAAACCATGGAAATACAAATTTTGCCACTTTTAATCCCCCCAATTCACCATGTCACCCTGGCTGCCATTCTTCAG TTTTGCATTACTACCATCCGAACCTCATGGCATCACATCGGACAGGTAGTGAGCTTCAGACCGGGTCGTTCTCTCCCCACAGCTATTACCAG ACAAGATATCCTGTGAATATGTTTTGTTGCGAGGATCACAACAGACCACAGAACAAGGAGCACCAGGAGGTGAAAAGAGGTGACATTAACTTGGACACAGTTTTCCAgattgcagatgatgtgatgcAGTCTCCACCCATTAGCTGCCTGGTTAAAGTTGTGACCCCAGAGAAGCCAGGCCCCGTGTTAGCGCCTGCTTCCAGCACCTGTAACACCGTGCTGTGTGACAACCCTGCCAGCACCACGCAAGCTAGCCGTTCGTGTGCCGGACCCATTATAATGGCTGTGGCAGGCAACATCAGTCtagacacatacaaacatcagGAGGAATCTGTGCTCTCAGTACCTGAGGAAATGCCTGAAGATGCCATATTTGAG GTTACCAGTGATGATGCAAAGGACAGTGAGATCATAGGTGTCGAGGTTAGCAACAGTGAGGGTCACCAGTTAggcaggtgcagcagcagcagcacgagaCGACAACCAGATGTTTAG